The following proteins are co-located in the Leptodactylus fuscus isolate aLepFus1 chromosome 8, aLepFus1.hap2, whole genome shotgun sequence genome:
- the LOC142216642 gene encoding gap junction gamma-1 protein-like, producing MSWSFLTRLLEEINNHSTFVGKVWLTVLIIFRIVLTAVGGESIYYDEQSKFVCNTQQPGCENVCYDAFAPLSHVRFWVFQIILITTPSIMYLGFAMHKIARRPDEYRRQLEKSQSKRKKKAPVVHRGAKRDYEEAEDDNEEDPMICEEVETEKDAEEGDKKKHDGRRRIKQDGLMKVYVLQLLFRSALEVGFLMGQYILYGFEVIPSYVCTRSPCPHTVDCFVSRPTEKTIFLLIMYAVSALCLLLNLCELFHLGIGGIRDALKQRSKEAEEQQYPKKAPSAPPHYHSVPKGKVSNGKLLYPENGGREAYELPVTHSNEHELDRLRQHLKLAQEHLDLAFQLNPAADTAHASRSSSPEANSIAAEQNRLNLAQEKGGVCEKSGL from the exons ATGAGTTGGAGTTTTTTAACCCGTCTTCTCGAAGAGATCAACAATCATTCCACCTTCGTGGGGAAGGTTTGGCTGACTGTCCTCATCATTTTCAGGATAGTCCTGACCGCGGTGGGCGGAGAGTCCATCTATTATGATGAACAGAGCAAGTTTGTGTGTAATACGCAACAACCTGGATGTGAGAACGTATGCTATGACGCGTTTGCGCCGCTGTCACACGTCCGATTTTGGGTTTTTCAAATCATTCTCATCACTACCCCATCCATCATGTACTTGGGTTTCGCCATGCATAAGATCGCACGTCGACCAGATGAATACCGGAGACAGTTAGAGAAATCTCAAAGCAAACGCAAGAAAAAGGCACCTGTGGTTCATCGTGGGGCTAAGCGGGACTATGAAGAAGCGGAAGATGACAATGAAGAAGATCCCATGATCTGTGAAGAGGTGGAAACCGAGAAAGATGCAGAAGAGGGAGACAAAAAGAAACACGATGGCCGTCGACGTATTAAGCAAGATGGCCTGATGAAGGTCTATGTCCTACAGCTGCTCTTCCGCTCTGCCCTAGAAGTTGGGTTCCTTATGGGGCAGTATATATTGTATGGTTTTGAGGTGATCCCATCTTATGTGTGCACTCGGAGCCCTTGTCCTCACACAGTAGATTGCTTTGTGTCCCGTCCCACCGAAAAGACTATATTCCTTCTTATCATGTATGCCGTCAGCGCTCTGTGCCTTCTGCTCAACCTGTGTGAGTTGTTCCATTTGGGCATTGGTGGCATTCGGGATGCCCTCAAGCAACGGAGCAAAGAGGCTGAAGAACAACAATACCCCAAAAAAGCTCCCAGTGCCCCTCCACATTACCATTCAGTGCCAAAGGGCAAAGTGTCAAACGGCAAGCTATTGTATCCCGAGAATGGTGGTAGGGAGGCTTATGAATTGCCGGTGACTCATTCCAACGAGCATGAGCTGGACAGGCTACGCCAGCACCTCAAATTGGCCCAAGAACACCTTGACTTGGCCTTCCAGCTGAACCCCGCAGCTGACACTGCCCATGCGTCTCGAAGTAGCAGTCCCGAGGCTAACAGCATAGCTGCTGAACAGAACAGGCTCAACCTTGCTCAAGAGAAAGGAGGAGTCTGCGAGAAATCCG GTTTGTGA